In the Setaria italica strain Yugu1 chromosome VI, Setaria_italica_v2.0, whole genome shotgun sequence genome, one interval contains:
- the LOC101782868 gene encoding putative germin-like protein 12-4 encodes MTASSYFLVAAFLALVTSQAIASDPSPLQDFCVADMHSPVKVNGFVCKDPLAVSADDFFKAANLDKPRDTMKSKVGSNVTLINVMQIAGLNTLGISLARIDYAPMGENPPHTHPRATEILTVLEGTLYVGFVTSNPNKLFAKVLNKGDVFVFPKGLIHFQFNPIHDKPAVAIAALSSQNPGVITIANAVFGSKPPISDDVLAKAFQVQKGTIDWLQAQFWENNHY; translated from the exons ATGACCGCCTCCTCTTACTTCCTTGTCGCAGCTTTTCTAGCACTGGTGACCTCTCAGGCCATTGCTTCTGATCCTAGCCCGCTCCAGGATTTCTGTGTTGCTGACATGCACTCTCCTG TGAAGGTGAATGGTTTCGTTTGCAAGGATCCCCTGGCTGTGAGTGCAGATGACTTCTTCAAGGCAGCCAATCTTGACAAACCTAGGGATACCATGAAGAGCAAGGTGGGGTCCAATGTTACTTTGATCAATGTCATGCAAATCGCTGGACTCAACACCCTTGGCATCTCTCTAGCCCGCATCGATTATGCACCCATGGGTGAGAACCCACCGCACACCCACCCACGTGCCACTGAGATCCTCACAGTGCTTGAGGGGACCCTGTACGTCGGTTTTGTCACCTCCAACCCAAACAAATTGTTCGCGAAGGTGCTCAATAAGGGTGATGTGTTTGTATTCCCCAAAGGGCTCATCCACTTCCAATTCAACCCCATCCACGACAAGCCAGCCGTTGCTATTGCTGCGCTAAGCAGCCAAAACCCTGGTGTCATTACCATTGCTAATGCGGTCTTTGGATCAAAGCCTCCAATCTCAGATGATGTTTTGGCCAAGGCATTCCAGGTGCAGAAGGGGACAATTGATTGGCTCCAGGCTCAATTTTGGGAGAACAACCACTACTAA